The sequence AACATTGGTCTTACAAGGTCCCTCAAGTCCAGACTACGATCCAACAAAACCACCAGTGGTTAAACCAATCGCTGCATTATGTgcagttttgaaaaatttcaagacTGTCGATCTAGGTAATCGATCATGTACGTCTAAATGCGTTCCAGATGGCAAATTCACCCGCCTAGAGCTACAATGTGAGTTAACATGCGAGTCACCGAGCCCGACAGACGCTCGTGACATGGTTATACAATACTTGAATCAACATGGTTTGATTGCGGCAGCTAACGTAACTGCCAAGGTCGAAGGAAAGTTCGTTAATGTACTTGTCCTCGGTGATTAACATATTGAATTCAAGAAAGGGTTTCAAATATGTATAAATATTGAGATGTTTGGAATAAGTGTCTTGTAATAAATATTGTACAAAATTGTGAGTTTTATTAATCGCGACCTTATTTAAGCATTCAGGCATCCTTAcagttctttttttaaattcataattCTTTTAGCGTTATCTTCGAAATAGTGGTCTGATACGGTATTACTTTTAGAGTGGTCTGCATCGTCCCTTCgttgaatggaaaatggaatGAGATGtgttaaatgaatgaaacacaaaaaatgaaagtatatCAGCGTCTATATGCAGCAGATGGTTTGTTCTATGGATAAAgcaaaaactttaatttagTTGACTTTCCCACCCCACATCACCACATGGGCGACAGTGCATATCttgcatcaaaaatattcaaccGACTCAACTGCGGACTGTGGAAAGTGGGTGACAAAATCACTTTGCCCTATTTTCAACACAGAATACGACCAGAAAATGACGTCAGAAATTGGCATAGCTTTCCAGAAACAATAGTATTCTGTACGGTGTGCATGCAATAAGATTCTCTATTTGAAAGTACCAAAACTGGaatgtttttaaatgaataatatTAGTGAGTTTCACATTTGacgtaaattttttgaatctcAGGACGTCTGTGGAGATGCAAAGGTAGATTCATCAACGTAATTTTCTGACAAAAGCGAAAGTCAAAAGGAAATTGTGGACTTCCACATTCAGAACTCTTGTTATTTCTGGATAAATCTGTAATTTGTAGACGATGAATGAGCCATTATCACTTTAGTGACGCCAAAATTTTAaggtaagaaaatgttttcccaaactCCGTACTGCGTACTGCATCCCATAACAACGGGATTCTGATGGTTACAAGAACAGTATActaaattcaaaacatttgtGAGTTTCTGAATTTCGGTCAGAGTCAAGTATAATCAGGTTGCGcaataaacacaatttttatagCTCGTAATGTGGTTGCACATGCCCATATAgtattgattttgttgtacCGACATAATTTTAATAAGTTGAACAAAATGTATCATTACTTCGCTGATATGAGCTGCATACCAATTTTTCCGAGGTATGAGTGCGTTGCAACCCTCGGCAAAGTAAAAAGTTCGAAACAATAAAGTCATCAACTATTATAGGCAGCACCACACGGAAATGATTGATTACCAACTTGCAGTAATTTTCGTTTCGCTAATAAAATAACCTACGCGGTTGGTCGAACATTGTCATTTTTTCTGGCTGCGCAACCTGATTATATAGGACCTTGGACAGATTGTAGCAATGATTTATTTCgtaattgaatgttttttcttaacttttcaaagtttcactttttttttcctttctatGAAAACGTTCTGCCAACATGTTATCAAAAGATCTTACTGTGGAGGAAGATGATGTTTGAACATCCACagctaaattaaaattatttacttttattCAAGACATAATTAACGATTTTTCtattatatatattatattacctgtcaaatgtagatatattaaaatatcttcttttatttgattttttttaacagcaGCCATAttgttttttactttcgttctctaaatagattttttaacgaatttttaagtttttttttcttcaaatattgtaatgttgataaTTAGCTAaacttttattatatttttgtat comes from Bradysia coprophila strain Holo2 chromosome X unlocalized genomic scaffold, BU_Bcop_v1 contig_38, whole genome shotgun sequence and encodes:
- the LOC119069598 gene encoding uncharacterized protein LOC119069598, with protein sequence MNKLFLGIFAITFILYGYSTAEPEPGTQTLANILTYFKTAELCGHVTQVYRWRDDFGKWDIRFKATLAEGENAETLCKCMYDYINQNNWLGPKTEKTCIRSPNCITLVLQGPSSPDYDPTKPPVVKPIAALCAVLKNFKTVDLGNRSCTSKCVPDGKFTRLELQCELTCESPSPTDARDMVIQYLNQHGLIAAANVTAKVEGKFVNVLVLGD